The following proteins come from a genomic window of Pirellulales bacterium:
- a CDS encoding glycoside hydrolase family 2: protein MLIHRTAGRRVILLSPRRLPQLRIPGTADMRWREPAWLLLLVAVAGPGLFQPAGAAVRAAEPFKTRMLTAWGAEVRADNAWTEYPRPALVREGWKCLNGAWDYAVTADSETQTPAHWLGQLLVPFALESRLGGVQRLLEATEALWYRRTVSLTPQPGRRVLLNFEAVDYRCDVYVNGEQVGSHQGGFTPFSFDITQAARQGDNEIVVRVTDKTEDWQLRGKQVRKPEGIWYTQVSGIWQTVWLEEVAPTYLVELNVDTDAAAGTITVRPELAGDATGTRLRLQVKDGDRVVAEAQGSAQELAVHVADAQLWSPQSPHLYDLEVALIDGQGQVLDQVQGYAGIRDVGKVRDAAGKWRFTLNGKPLFHWGTLDQGWWPDGLLTPPSDAAMRSDIEFLKAAGFNMIRKHIKVEPRRYYYHCDRLGMLVWQDQVSGGENPPWTRLKPDPVDANWPEAEHAQYMTELERMIDLLEEHPCIVVWVPFNEAWGQHRTLEVGHWVARRDPSRLVNIASGGNFWPVGDVVDAHNYPHPGEDFGDRYPEYIEVIGEFGGHGWPVEGHLWDPDRRNWGYSLAKSKAALLERYGQSIERLNRLRKQGVAAGVYTQTTDVEGEVNGLLTYDRQQAKLSAEELAKLHQVLFNDN, encoded by the coding sequence ATGCTCATCCACCGAACGGCTGGACGGCGCGTCATACTGTTGAGCCCCCGTCGCCTGCCGCAGCTGCGCATCCCAGGAACTGCCGACATGAGATGGCGTGAACCCGCATGGCTGTTGTTGCTCGTCGCTGTTGCAGGCCCAGGGCTGTTTCAGCCCGCTGGAGCCGCGGTCCGCGCAGCCGAGCCTTTCAAGACTCGCATGCTCACGGCCTGGGGAGCCGAAGTCAGGGCGGACAACGCCTGGACTGAGTATCCCCGACCTGCGCTGGTGCGCGAAGGGTGGAAATGCCTGAATGGCGCTTGGGATTACGCCGTCACCGCCGATTCCGAGACCCAGACGCCCGCGCATTGGCTGGGCCAATTGCTCGTGCCGTTCGCGCTCGAATCGCGGTTGGGCGGCGTGCAGCGGCTGCTCGAAGCCACCGAGGCGCTCTGGTACCGGCGCACGGTGTCGTTGACCCCGCAGCCTGGCCGCCGGGTGCTGCTGAATTTCGAAGCGGTCGACTACCGTTGCGACGTCTATGTCAACGGCGAACAAGTCGGATCGCACCAGGGCGGCTTCACACCTTTCTCGTTCGACATCACCCAGGCAGCGCGGCAGGGCGATAACGAAATCGTCGTGCGCGTGACGGACAAGACCGAAGACTGGCAGTTGCGCGGCAAACAGGTCCGTAAGCCCGAGGGAATCTGGTATACGCAAGTTTCGGGCATCTGGCAGACAGTTTGGCTGGAAGAGGTCGCGCCGACGTACCTGGTCGAGTTGAACGTCGACACGGACGCCGCGGCCGGCACGATCACTGTCCGGCCCGAGCTGGCCGGCGACGCGACCGGCACCAGGTTGCGGCTGCAGGTCAAGGACGGCGACCGGGTCGTGGCCGAGGCCCAGGGCAGCGCTCAGGAACTGGCGGTCCACGTCGCCGACGCCCAACTCTGGTCGCCGCAATCACCCCACCTCTACGATCTGGAGGTGGCGCTGATCGATGGCCAGGGGCAGGTGCTCGACCAGGTGCAGGGCTATGCAGGGATTCGCGATGTGGGCAAGGTTCGGGACGCTGCCGGCAAATGGCGGTTCACGCTCAACGGCAAACCGTTGTTCCACTGGGGCACGCTCGATCAGGGCTGGTGGCCCGACGGACTGCTGACGCCTCCATCCGACGCGGCGATGCGGTCCGACATCGAATTCTTGAAGGCCGCCGGCTTCAACATGATCCGCAAGCACATCAAGGTCGAGCCGCGGCGATACTATTACCATTGTGACCGCCTGGGGATGCTCGTCTGGCAGGACCAGGTGAGCGGCGGCGAGAATCCTCCGTGGACCCGGCTGAAACCAGATCCGGTCGACGCCAACTGGCCCGAAGCCGAGCATGCGCAGTACATGACCGAACTGGAGCGGATGATCGATCTGCTCGAAGAGCATCCGTGCATCGTGGTCTGGGTGCCCTTCAACGAGGCCTGGGGACAGCACCGCACCCTCGAGGTCGGGCATTGGGTTGCCCGGCGCGATCCCTCGCGGCTGGTGAATATTGCCAGCGGCGGCAATTTCTGGCCGGTCGGCGACGTGGTCGACGCGCACAACTATCCCCATCCAGGCGAGGATTTCGGCGACCGTTATCCCGAATACATTGAAGTAATCGGCGAGTTTGGCGGTCATGGCTGGCCGGTCGAGGGGCATCTTTGGGACCCGGATCGGCGCAACTGGGGCTATAGTTTGGCCAAATCGAAAGCCGCGCTGCTCGAACGCTACGGCCAGTCGATCGAGCGGCTGAACCGGTTGCGCAAACAGGGCGTGGCCGCGGGCGTGTATACCCAGACGACCGACGTCGAAGGCGAGGTCAACGGTCTGCTGACTTACGATCGCCAACAGGCCAAGCTGTCGGCCGAGGAACTGGCCAAACTGCATCAGGTGTTGTTCAACGATAACTAG
- a CDS encoding aspartate aminotransferase family protein: MSQDGSSPFGNLFPYASRFGVATRLPERGLAQAAILDQLRQMSREENACWQQGKCSGTMYGGDAEHFRFLNEVFALFSHMNAIQRDMCPSATRFESEIAAMTLDLMHAGAVADGSEPCAAVTSGGTESILSALLVYRERGRERGITAPEIILPTTAHAAFEKGAWMFGLKVVPAPIDAATTLVDIDFVRDQINDRTVALIGSAGNYPYGTIDPIDELSSLAVEHGIGLHVDACLGGFILPFGEELGYDIPAFDFRLPGVTSISADTHKFGFALKGSSVVLYRDRSLRRHQYFTSEAWSGGKYHSPGIQGSRSVGILAATWGAMMSLGRPGYLQQAQAIFETSFAMQDVVRRHAELRILGKPSFCFTFNSEPFDIYHINDFMKQRGWRFNGQQYPNAIHMCVTRPQAQPGVVEAFERDLAEAVAYGHAHADQMPASAAVYGGLPGGDLPEMREFVQEALFVLMDSMMEVPQNERVAP; encoded by the coding sequence ATGTCGCAGGACGGCAGCAGCCCGTTTGGCAATTTGTTTCCCTATGCCAGCCGCTTTGGCGTGGCCACGCGCTTGCCCGAGCGGGGGCTGGCGCAAGCGGCGATTCTCGATCAGTTGCGGCAGATGAGCCGCGAAGAAAACGCCTGCTGGCAGCAAGGCAAGTGCTCGGGCACGATGTACGGCGGCGACGCCGAGCATTTTCGCTTTCTGAACGAGGTATTCGCGTTGTTTTCGCACATGAACGCCATTCAGCGCGACATGTGCCCCAGCGCGACTCGATTCGAAAGCGAGATCGCCGCGATGACGCTCGACTTGATGCACGCCGGCGCCGTAGCCGACGGCAGCGAGCCTTGCGCGGCAGTCACCTCGGGCGGCACCGAGAGCATCCTTTCGGCGCTGCTGGTCTATCGCGAACGAGGCCGCGAGCGCGGGATCACTGCCCCGGAAATCATCCTACCCACCACGGCGCACGCGGCGTTCGAAAAGGGGGCCTGGATGTTCGGGCTCAAGGTGGTGCCGGCCCCCATCGATGCGGCGACAACGCTGGTCGATATCGATTTCGTTCGCGATCAGATCAACGATCGCACCGTCGCCTTGATCGGTTCGGCCGGCAACTATCCCTATGGCACGATCGACCCGATCGACGAGCTGTCGAGCCTGGCCGTTGAACATGGCATCGGGCTGCACGTCGACGCGTGCCTGGGCGGGTTCATCCTGCCGTTCGGCGAAGAGTTGGGCTACGACATCCCGGCGTTCGACTTTCGCCTGCCGGGCGTGACGAGCATTTCGGCCGACACGCACAAGTTTGGCTTTGCCCTCAAGGGTTCGAGCGTCGTGCTGTATCGCGACCGCTCGTTGCGCCGGCACCAGTATTTCACCAGCGAGGCCTGGTCGGGCGGCAAGTACCACTCGCCGGGCATCCAGGGCAGCCGCTCGGTCGGCATCCTGGCCGCCACGTGGGGGGCGATGATGAGCCTGGGCCGCCCGGGCTATTTGCAGCAAGCGCAGGCCATTTTCGAGACGAGCTTTGCGATGCAGGACGTGGTGCGGCGGCACGCCGAATTGCGGATCCTGGGCAAACCGTCGTTCTGTTTCACGTTTAATTCGGAGCCGTTCGACATCTACCACATCAACGACTTCATGAAGCAGCGCGGCTGGCGGTTCAACGGCCAGCAGTACCCCAACGCCATTCACATGTGCGTCACGCGCCCGCAGGCCCAGCCCGGCGTCGTCGAAGCGTTCGAGCGCGACCTGGCCGAAGCCGTGGCCTACGGCCACGCGCACGCCGACCAGATGCCCGCATCGGCGGCCGTCTACGGCGGACTCCCCGGCGGCGACCTGCCCGAAATGCGCGAGTTCGTGCAGGAAGCCTTGTTCGTGCTCATGGACTCGATGATGGAAGTGCCCCAGAACGAACGCGTCGCGCCCTGA
- a CDS encoding SdpI family protein has protein sequence MRTNRRTEVFQLIIILCMFAASAVLWTRAPVRMPVHWNLAGEPDRYAGKVEGLLLMPFMALLSYGLLLLLPRIDPNRIAYDAFAHAYQVIRVALVAFFAALHAMLLLVAFGYPVNVSLVVPLGIGILFCLLGHFMGTFRPNWFVGVRTPWTLSSETSWNKTHRLAGWLFMVTGFAMFLLAVLHNAWTLAIVLGLVALMVIGLPVYSYFVWRDDPQRKTNPTMRT, from the coding sequence ATGCGAACGAATAGGCGCACGGAGGTCTTCCAATTAATCATCATCTTGTGCATGTTCGCCGCTTCGGCGGTGCTGTGGACTCGTGCCCCCGTGCGCATGCCGGTGCATTGGAACCTGGCGGGCGAGCCGGATCGCTACGCCGGAAAGGTCGAGGGATTGCTGCTTATGCCATTCATGGCGCTGTTGAGTTACGGGTTGCTGCTGCTGCTCCCGCGGATCGACCCGAACCGCATCGCCTACGATGCCTTTGCCCATGCCTATCAGGTAATCCGCGTGGCGCTGGTCGCGTTTTTCGCGGCGCTCCACGCGATGCTCCTGCTCGTTGCTTTTGGTTACCCGGTCAACGTCTCGCTCGTGGTCCCGTTGGGTATCGGCATTCTGTTCTGCCTGCTGGGCCACTTCATGGGCACGTTCAGGCCGAACTGGTTTGTCGGAGTGCGCACCCCGTGGACGTTGTCGAGCGAGACGAGTTGGAACAAGACCCACCGACTGGCCGGCTGGCTGTTCATGGTGACTGGTTTCGCGATGTTCCTCTTGGCAGTGCTGCACAACGCCTGGACGCTGGCGATCGTGCTGGGGCTCGTGGCCCTGATGGTGATCGGGCTGCCGGTCTACTCGTATTTCGTCTGGCGAGACGACCCGCAGCGCAAGACGAATCCGACCATGCGGACCTGA
- a CDS encoding DinB family protein, whose amino-acid sequence MDIKQAIKFNLNSSNYLVNGYLADLSDGDLLIRPVPGTNHIAWQLGHLIAAERMLVEKAVPGSMRPLPEGFAERHKKSTAGSDNPADFLTKAEYLRLAESVRANTLEVVEKLAEGDADKSAGQGGPPFLQTVGDTLLFISGHWLMHAGQWAIVRRKLGRAPLF is encoded by the coding sequence GTGGATATCAAGCAGGCCATCAAGTTCAATCTGAACAGCTCGAACTACCTCGTGAACGGCTATCTGGCCGATCTCTCCGATGGCGATCTGCTGATTCGCCCCGTGCCGGGCACGAACCACATCGCCTGGCAATTGGGCCACCTGATCGCTGCCGAGCGGATGCTCGTCGAGAAGGCGGTTCCGGGCTCGATGCGGCCGTTGCCCGAGGGCTTCGCCGAGCGGCACAAGAAAAGCACCGCCGGAAGTGACAACCCGGCCGATTTTCTGACGAAGGCCGAGTACTTGCGCCTGGCCGAGAGCGTGCGTGCCAACACCCTCGAGGTTGTCGAAAAGCTGGCCGAGGGCGACGCGGACAAGTCGGCGGGCCAAGGAGGCCCACCGTTCTTGCAGACCGTGGGCGACACGCTCTTGTTCATCTCGGGGCACTGGCTCATGCACGCCGGCCAATGGGCCATCGTCCGCCGCAAGCTGGGCCGCGCACCGCTGTTCTGA
- a CDS encoding sigma-70 family RNA polymerase sigma factor, translating into MDRSHSELPDDTADAVAAWLGRLRAGDDAAYEWLVRTYGGRMLAVARRLLPDENDAADAVQDAFISAFRSIGAFAGQSQVGTWLHRIVVNACLMKLRGAKNRRPASLDELLPTFDETGHHARGVRPWAAGPVEQLAQAELQAQVRTCIDQLPEGYREILLLRDIEELDTAQAADLLGISPGAVKTRLHRARLALRALLEPLFARPG; encoded by the coding sequence ATGGATCGCTCGCACTCCGAATTGCCCGATGACACGGCAGACGCTGTCGCCGCATGGCTAGGCCGCCTGCGCGCGGGCGACGATGCGGCCTATGAGTGGTTGGTGCGGACCTACGGTGGGCGGATGCTGGCCGTCGCCCGGCGGCTGCTGCCCGACGAGAATGATGCGGCCGACGCCGTGCAAGACGCGTTCATTTCGGCGTTCCGGTCGATCGGCGCGTTTGCCGGCCAATCGCAGGTCGGCACCTGGCTGCACCGAATCGTCGTCAACGCCTGCCTGATGAAGCTGCGCGGGGCGAAAAACCGCAGGCCAGCCTCGCTCGACGAATTGCTCCCCACGTTCGACGAGACCGGACATCATGCCCGGGGCGTACGGCCGTGGGCCGCCGGGCCCGTCGAGCAGTTGGCCCAGGCCGAGCTGCAGGCGCAGGTGCGTACATGCATCGACCAGCTGCCGGAAGGCTACCGCGAAATCCTGCTCCTGCGCGACATCGAGGAACTCGACACGGCGCAAGCCGCTGACCTGTTGGGCATTTCCCCCGGCGCGGTCAAGACGCGCTTGCACCGTGCGCGGCTCGCCCTGCGGGCACTGCTCGAACCGCTGTTTGCCCGCCCGGGGTGA
- a CDS encoding lactonase family protein produces MKARLFAPVAAFAVVSLALTQLSTVRAAGPEMLVYVGTYTTRGSEGIYHFRFDMRSGQLEPAGVTKGVKNPSFLAIAPDGQHLYSVAEVETLDGQRAGGVCAFAIERPGGALRKLNQQTSGGAGPCHVSLDRTGRVALVANYGGGSVASLPIDDDGLLQPIASFIQHTGQGPNAQRQEGPHAHSFNVDLNNRFAMAADLGIDRIMVYRLDVPSGRLTANDPPAAEVPPGSGPRHFAFHPSGRFAFTNNELNSTVTGFRYDGKLGVLSLIETLSTLPPQAAAADNTPAEIQVHPSGKFLYVSNRGHNSLAAFKIDADTGKLTPSGHTLSGGEIPRNFGIDPTGAFLLAANQDSGNVVVFRVDAATGALTPTGSVVQVPMAVCVKFLPLETPR; encoded by the coding sequence ATGAAGGCCAGACTCTTTGCCCCGGTGGCGGCATTCGCCGTCGTCAGCCTTGCCCTTACGCAACTCTCCACGGTCCGCGCAGCAGGTCCAGAAATGCTGGTGTACGTCGGCACCTACACGACCCGCGGGAGCGAGGGCATCTATCACTTCCGGTTCGACATGCGCAGCGGTCAGCTCGAGCCAGCTGGCGTGACCAAGGGAGTGAAGAACCCGTCGTTCTTGGCCATCGCGCCCGACGGCCAACATCTGTACAGCGTGGCCGAAGTGGAAACGCTCGACGGCCAGCGCGCCGGTGGCGTGTGTGCGTTTGCGATCGAACGCCCCGGCGGTGCGTTGCGCAAGCTCAATCAACAGACGTCCGGAGGGGCCGGGCCATGCCACGTCTCGCTCGATCGCACGGGGCGCGTGGCGCTGGTTGCGAATTACGGCGGCGGCAGCGTGGCCAGCCTGCCCATCGACGACGACGGGCTACTTCAGCCCATCGCTTCATTCATTCAGCACACGGGCCAGGGCCCCAACGCGCAGCGCCAAGAAGGCCCCCACGCCCACTCGTTCAACGTCGATCTGAACAATCGCTTTGCCATGGCGGCGGACCTGGGCATCGACCGCATCATGGTCTACCGGCTCGACGTGCCATCGGGCCGGCTGACCGCCAACGATCCGCCTGCAGCCGAGGTTCCACCGGGCAGTGGACCCCGGCACTTCGCCTTTCATCCTTCGGGGCGATTTGCCTTCACCAACAACGAGCTGAACTCTACCGTCACCGGATTCCGCTACGACGGCAAACTGGGCGTGTTGTCGCTGATCGAGACGCTGTCCACGTTGCCGCCGCAGGCCGCCGCCGCCGACAACACGCCCGCCGAGATCCAGGTGCACCCCTCTGGTAAGTTTCTGTACGTGTCGAACCGTGGCCACAATTCGCTGGCGGCGTTCAAGATCGACGCCGACACAGGAAAATTGACGCCCAGCGGACATACGCTTTCGGGCGGCGAAATTCCGCGTAATTTCGGCATCGACCCGACCGGTGCCTTCCTCCTGGCCGCCAATCAAGACTCGGGGAATGTCGTGGTCTTTCGCGTGGACGCAGCGACAGGTGCACTCACGCCGACCGGATCGGTCGTCCAGGTGCCGATGGCGGTATGCGTGAAGTTCCTCCCGTTGGAAACGCCGCGCTAA
- a CDS encoding BlaI/MecI/CopY family transcriptional regulator, with protein MDDLTAAELEVMQILWEFGELKPQEVLQHHPREISNSTLRTFLTDLVGKGHVTRTKRGKVFYYQAQTARTSAFRLRVQHLVTSFAGGSYLNLARELIGLEEFPADQLEELRRGIDLQLGTPSLNAGGA; from the coding sequence TTGGACGATTTGACCGCTGCCGAACTTGAAGTGATGCAAATCCTTTGGGAGTTCGGTGAACTCAAGCCGCAAGAAGTCTTGCAGCATCATCCACGCGAGATCAGCAATTCCACGTTGCGCACTTTCTTGACGGACCTGGTCGGGAAAGGTCATGTGACGCGGACGAAGCGCGGCAAAGTCTTCTACTACCAGGCACAGACGGCGCGGACTTCGGCCTTTCGTCTGCGCGTGCAGCACCTCGTCACGTCCTTCGCCGGCGGGTCTTATTTGAACCTGGCTCGCGAATTGATCGGCCTGGAGGAGTTTCCCGCCGATCAGCTCGAGGAATTGAGGCGCGGGATCGACCTGCAACTCGGCACCCCGAGCCTGAATGCCGGCGGCGCGTGA
- a CDS encoding SGNH/GDSL hydrolase family protein, translating into MNQRDAEAARESSTAARRGFLAFVALPSIVVLDQGLSLASGLPLRSLGAFALIPVGCLAWAAMGLVMFATRRGRRWLGCRRRGLALGTCGAIAGLAGAESLIQWARPAAPFHLRSPETAYRFAPDPKIIFGVAPRTRSSYNAQGLRGPDWSARRERLRVLCIGGSTTECYYVDDQDAWTNVLAQELTARLNEPCWVGAAAVSEMASGHHARFIATSPLVDEVDCLVVMPGANDLVRILLGLDQGDARVPTWYGLQFVQVSKNYWNVDRQNGFWADETGQRLQGVLRLGRAIPARPIDWQAETTHYAQRLVNLCVAAKHRKPRLFLVTQPYLWDQQLTPQGVKRLLWARAVPTPRPWEFLNSRDLRRVADAFNAEVVRAAREQGCELVDGAAAINGHERCFYDDFHLNDAGCVALVQTLAESIVRRMAAEPARR; encoded by the coding sequence ATGAATCAACGCGACGCAGAAGCCGCCCGCGAATCGTCGACCGCGGCCCGGCGCGGGTTTCTGGCCTTCGTCGCCTTGCCGTCGATCGTGGTTCTCGACCAGGGGTTATCGCTCGCCAGCGGCCTTCCACTACGGTCGCTGGGTGCCTTTGCACTGATTCCTGTCGGTTGTCTCGCCTGGGCCGCGATGGGCCTGGTCATGTTCGCCACGCGGCGCGGTCGCCGATGGTTGGGTTGCCGCCGCCGTGGCCTGGCGCTGGGCACCTGCGGAGCCATCGCGGGGCTCGCCGGCGCCGAGAGCCTGATTCAGTGGGCCCGACCCGCGGCTCCCTTTCATTTGCGCTCGCCGGAGACCGCCTATCGATTCGCCCCCGATCCCAAGATCATCTTCGGCGTGGCGCCGCGTACTCGGTCGAGTTACAACGCGCAGGGGCTGCGGGGCCCCGACTGGTCTGCGCGGCGCGAGCGTTTGCGGGTGCTCTGCATCGGGGGCAGCACGACCGAATGCTATTACGTGGACGACCAGGACGCCTGGACCAATGTCCTGGCACAGGAACTGACGGCCCGATTGAATGAGCCGTGCTGGGTTGGCGCAGCGGCGGTCAGCGAAATGGCGTCGGGGCATCATGCCCGCTTCATCGCCACGTCGCCGCTCGTCGACGAGGTCGATTGTCTCGTCGTGATGCCCGGCGCCAATGATCTGGTGCGCATACTGCTGGGTCTCGATCAGGGGGATGCGCGCGTACCTACCTGGTATGGACTCCAATTTGTCCAAGTGTCCAAGAACTATTGGAACGTCGATCGTCAAAATGGTTTCTGGGCCGACGAGACAGGACAACGGCTGCAAGGCGTGCTGCGACTGGGTCGCGCGATCCCTGCGCGGCCGATTGATTGGCAAGCTGAAACGACCCACTATGCGCAGCGCCTAGTCAACCTGTGTGTCGCAGCAAAACACCGAAAGCCCCGACTCTTCCTGGTTACTCAACCTTATCTCTGGGACCAACAGCTCACGCCGCAAGGCGTGAAACGACTGCTCTGGGCGCGGGCTGTGCCCACCCCGCGGCCCTGGGAGTTCTTAAACTCGCGAGACTTGCGGCGAGTGGCCGATGCCTTCAACGCCGAGGTGGTTCGCGCGGCGCGCGAACAGGGCTGTGAGCTGGTCGACGGGGCCGCTGCGATCAACGGTCACGAGCGTTGCTTCTACGACGACTTCCATCTGAACGACGCCGGTTGTGTAGCGCTGGTGCAAACTCTGGCGGAAAGCATCGTTCGACGCATGGCAGCCGAGCCTGCGCGCCGTTGA
- a CDS encoding NAD(P)-binding domain-containing protein: MSALPRVCIIGAGSSGVATAKALKERGIPYDCFEKSDDVGGNWYYNNPNGVSSAYRMLHIDTSKVRMQYPDFPMPAEWPNFCHHSQVFQYFRDYADHFGLRETITFRTAVQRAQRADDGTWQIDLSTGEQRQYDALFVCNGHHWDPRWPEPPFPGQFAGRVLHSHNYRDAEQFRGQRVLVLGMGNSAMDIAVECSYVAAKVYLAARRGAYIIPKYLWGRPIDQWNNPWLPWRVQRVILRFMLGVQVGKMQDYGLQPPDHDLFEAHPSVSSTILDRIAHGDIVPKPNIDRFDDHQVRFVDGTTAEVDAVIYCTGYKVSFPFFDAQFLAAPGNDLPLFLRVFKPGLPNLFFIGLLQPLGAIFPLAALQAGLASDYLLGRYALPSVGAMQEQMQGERQRMFTRYVRSPRHTMQVDFDTYVRQLARERKRGARRAAEQGNCLPVPPRAASTPAPAAVTAH, from the coding sequence ATGTCGGCATTGCCACGAGTTTGCATCATCGGTGCCGGATCGTCCGGAGTGGCCACGGCCAAGGCGCTCAAGGAGCGCGGGATTCCCTACGACTGCTTCGAAAAAAGCGACGACGTCGGTGGGAACTGGTACTACAACAACCCCAACGGCGTTTCGTCAGCCTACCGGATGTTGCACATCGACACCTCGAAGGTGCGAATGCAGTATCCCGATTTTCCGATGCCGGCCGAGTGGCCGAATTTCTGCCATCACTCGCAGGTGTTCCAGTATTTCCGTGACTATGCCGACCATTTCGGCCTGCGCGAGACGATCACCTTTCGCACGGCGGTCCAGCGGGCACAACGCGCCGACGACGGCACCTGGCAAATCGACTTGAGCACCGGCGAGCAGCGTCAATACGACGCATTGTTCGTCTGCAACGGGCATCATTGGGACCCGCGCTGGCCCGAGCCCCCCTTCCCTGGCCAGTTTGCCGGGCGCGTACTGCATTCGCACAATTACCGCGACGCCGAGCAATTCCGCGGCCAGCGAGTGCTTGTGCTGGGGATGGGCAACAGCGCGATGGATATCGCGGTCGAGTGCAGCTACGTCGCGGCAAAGGTGTACCTGGCCGCGCGGCGGGGGGCCTACATCATTCCCAAGTACCTCTGGGGCCGGCCGATCGACCAGTGGAATAACCCTTGGCTTCCCTGGCGAGTGCAACGGGTGATCCTGCGCTTCATGCTCGGCGTGCAGGTCGGCAAAATGCAAGACTACGGGCTGCAGCCGCCCGACCACGACCTGTTCGAGGCCCACCCCAGCGTCTCGTCGACGATTCTCGACCGGATCGCGCACGGTGACATCGTGCCGAAGCCGAACATCGATCGTTTTGACGACCACCAGGTGCGGTTCGTCGACGGGACCACGGCCGAGGTCGACGCCGTCATCTATTGCACCGGCTACAAGGTCAGTTTCCCGTTCTTCGACGCTCAGTTTCTGGCCGCACCCGGCAACGATCTGCCGCTGTTTTTACGCGTGTTCAAGCCGGGCCTGCCGAACCTGTTCTTCATCGGGCTGTTGCAACCGTTGGGGGCGATCTTTCCGCTGGCCGCGCTGCAAGCGGGCCTGGCGAGCGACTACTTGCTGGGCCGATATGCCCTGCCCTCGGTCGGAGCGATGCAAGAACAGATGCAGGGCGAGCGCCAACGCATGTTTACCCGGTACGTCAGATCGCCGCGGCATACGATGCAAGTCGACTTCGACACCTACGTGCGGCAACTCGCGCGGGAACGCAAGCGAGGTGCGCGACGCGCTGCCGAACAGGGCAATTGCCTGCCTGTGCCGCCGCGGGCCGCGTCAACTCCGGCGCCGGCTGCGGTGACGGCGCATTGA
- a CDS encoding SDR family oxidoreductase gives MQLAGKKALVTGAARGIGAGCALEMARAGADVALNDLRQSDALAEVAAEIRGMGREAHLVTGDAFARASCEQIVADAIAAMSRIDILVSNPALNARLPFLEIAPETFERVLDAVLVGGFHMSQLVARHMVERGGGGKIVFISSVHARIPYARSVAYNAGKAGLMGMAFTIANELTGHRINVNVIEPGWIETPGEHEAFGAAALAVAAQQMPWGRLGRPSDIGRAAVFLASDAADYITGTTLLVDGGQWLKPAQE, from the coding sequence ATGCAGTTGGCTGGCAAGAAAGCGCTCGTGACCGGAGCGGCACGCGGGATCGGCGCCGGCTGCGCGCTCGAAATGGCGCGCGCCGGCGCGGACGTGGCGCTCAACGATCTCCGGCAGAGCGACGCATTGGCCGAAGTGGCCGCGGAGATTCGCGGCATGGGGCGCGAGGCGCACCTTGTAACCGGCGATGCGTTTGCCCGCGCGTCTTGCGAGCAGATCGTGGCCGACGCGATCGCCGCCATGTCGCGGATCGACATCCTGGTCAGCAATCCCGCGCTCAACGCTCGACTGCCGTTCTTGGAGATCGCTCCCGAGACGTTCGAGCGGGTGCTCGATGCCGTGCTGGTGGGCGGCTTTCACATGAGCCAACTCGTCGCGCGGCACATGGTCGAGCGCGGCGGCGGGGGCAAGATCGTGTTCATCTCGAGCGTCCATGCGCGGATCCCCTACGCTCGCAGCGTGGCCTACAACGCGGGCAAGGCGGGGCTGATGGGCATGGCCTTCACGATCGCCAACGAATTGACCGGGCACCGGATCAACGTCAACGTGATCGAGCCCGGTTGGATCGAGACCCCCGGCGAACACGAGGCGTTTGGCGCCGCGGCGCTCGCCGTGGCCGCACAACAGATGCCCTGGGGGCGTCTCGGCCGGCCGAGTGACATCGGTCGTGCGGCCGTGTTCCTGGCGTCGGACGCCGCTGATTACATCACCGGCACCACGCTCTTGGTCGACGGCGGCCAGTGGCTCAAACCGGCGCAAGAGTGA